One segment of Falco biarmicus isolate bFalBia1 chromosome 12, bFalBia1.pri, whole genome shotgun sequence DNA contains the following:
- the TMX4 gene encoding thioredoxin-related transmembrane protein 4 isoform X1 — translation MAAGRRALLRATTLLLAAVLAPAAASPRAGSPGGSRSRVQVLSGSNWSLVLQGQWMLEFYAPWCPACQQIELTWERFAKESKHLDITVGKVDITQEPGLSGRFFVTTLPTIYHANDGVFRRYRGSQTLEDLQGYVLERKWEAVEPVAGWKSPSSIMMHCMAGLFHISGWMRQIHNYLTGTLGFHVWMSYAIFILATLLIGLFLGLVLVLISDCLCPPKSRDEAETSDEAITKDNVENAALEEPEEAAELSADDAEETAGFKDLSDGEGAANSSADDSEEDLALGKESGEEEMEDLSEQPLADSETESSVRQRRSQVADNEL, via the exons ATGGCGGCGGGTCGCCGGGCGCTGTTGCGCGCCACCACTCTGCTCCTGGCGGCGGTGCTggctcccgccgccgcctccccccgggccggcagccccggcgggTCGCGGAGCCGCGTGCAAGTGCTGAGCGGCTCCAACTGGAGCCTGGTGTTGCAGGGCCAGTGGATGTTGGAGTT CTATGCTCCTTGGTGTCCAGCTTGTCAACAGATTGAATTGACATGGGAGAGatttgcaaaggaaagcaaacatctAGATATCACTGTGGGAAAAGTGGATATCACTCAAGAACCAG GCTTGAGTGGTCGTTTCTTTGTCACAACACTTCCTACAATTTACCA TGCAAATGATGGAGTATTTCGCAGATACCGAGGCTCGCAGACATTGGAAGATCTTCAAGGTTACGTGTTAGAGAGAAAATGGGAAGCTGTGGAGCCTGTAGCAGGATGGAAGTCTCCATCTTCTATAAT GATGCATTGCATGGCAGGGCTTTTTCACATCTCTGGATGGATGAGG cAAATACATAACTACCTCACCGGCACTCTTGGATTTCACGTTTGGATGTCTTACGCAATCTTCATCTTAGCTACTTTATTGATCGGCCTGTTCCTGGGTTTG GTACTGGTTTTGATTTCGGACTGTCTATGCCCACCCAAGTCAAGAGACGAAGCTGAAACATCTG atGAAGCAATTACAAAGGATAATGTGGAGAATGCAGCATTAGAAGAACCGGAGGAGGCTGCAGAGCTTTCTGCAGATGATGCAGAAGAGACTGCAGGCTTTAAGGATCTCTCAGATGGAGAAGGTGCAGCAAATTCAAGTGCTGATGACTCGGAGGAGGATTTAGCACTTGGAAAAGAATcaggggaagaagaaatggaagaccTAAGTGAACAACCTTTAGCTGATTCTGAGACTGAAAGCTCAGTAAGACAGCGTAGAAGTCAGGTGGCTGATAATGAACTAtag
- the TMX4 gene encoding thioredoxin-related transmembrane protein 4 isoform X2, protein MNQMIVLSYAPWCPACQQIELTWERFAKESKHLDITVGKVDITQEPGLSGRFFVTTLPTIYHANDGVFRRYRGSQTLEDLQGYVLERKWEAVEPVAGWKSPSSIMMHCMAGLFHISGWMRQIHNYLTGTLGFHVWMSYAIFILATLLIGLFLGLVLVLISDCLCPPKSRDEAETSDEAITKDNVENAALEEPEEAAELSADDAEETAGFKDLSDGEGAANSSADDSEEDLALGKESGEEEMEDLSEQPLADSETESSVRQRRSQVADNEL, encoded by the exons ATGAATCAAATGATAGTCTTAAG CTATGCTCCTTGGTGTCCAGCTTGTCAACAGATTGAATTGACATGGGAGAGatttgcaaaggaaagcaaacatctAGATATCACTGTGGGAAAAGTGGATATCACTCAAGAACCAG GCTTGAGTGGTCGTTTCTTTGTCACAACACTTCCTACAATTTACCA TGCAAATGATGGAGTATTTCGCAGATACCGAGGCTCGCAGACATTGGAAGATCTTCAAGGTTACGTGTTAGAGAGAAAATGGGAAGCTGTGGAGCCTGTAGCAGGATGGAAGTCTCCATCTTCTATAAT GATGCATTGCATGGCAGGGCTTTTTCACATCTCTGGATGGATGAGG cAAATACATAACTACCTCACCGGCACTCTTGGATTTCACGTTTGGATGTCTTACGCAATCTTCATCTTAGCTACTTTATTGATCGGCCTGTTCCTGGGTTTG GTACTGGTTTTGATTTCGGACTGTCTATGCCCACCCAAGTCAAGAGACGAAGCTGAAACATCTG atGAAGCAATTACAAAGGATAATGTGGAGAATGCAGCATTAGAAGAACCGGAGGAGGCTGCAGAGCTTTCTGCAGATGATGCAGAAGAGACTGCAGGCTTTAAGGATCTCTCAGATGGAGAAGGTGCAGCAAATTCAAGTGCTGATGACTCGGAGGAGGATTTAGCACTTGGAAAAGAATcaggggaagaagaaatggaagaccTAAGTGAACAACCTTTAGCTGATTCTGAGACTGAAAGCTCAGTAAGACAGCGTAGAAGTCAGGTGGCTGATAATGAACTAtag